The Agarilytica rhodophyticola genome has a window encoding:
- a CDS encoding DUF4397 domain-containing protein, translating to MNTLIKLLSMPTIIIMLAACGGSDNNPSSTPTPTATPTPTPTPMAKIRVFHGSPDAPAVNVSLNGNVALTNVDYATSSGLLDVNAGTNSVQVDGLLPNEQTTTVIGPADLDFEVDTRNEILAVNALENIEPIVVSRPEAFDDTMVRVTVLHGAHSAPRVDVHVTAPDAELSVNTVLGSFSFRGTLGPVEIAPADYRIRVTLEGTTTVVYDSGTLSLAAGTDVFASAVVNPVSTGNDRSPIALLVAANDGAANIVYSSTDGSDLRVVHNSADAPAVDVVANDNFAMPLVSNLAFPNFTDYLNVPADSYNIKVAATSTMMSVIDEDITLDNGTAYSVIALNNLANIEPLVLVDNTRTVATEARVRVIHGSSAAGAVDVYVTEPMADISNMMPNLSNIELRADSGFLGLAAGSYDVSVTIAGTKDIAIGPAQITVEAGKIYTIIARDGMNLSGFGLTLLDDFNN from the coding sequence ATGAACACTTTAATTAAACTGCTTTCAATGCCTACGATAATAATAATGTTAGCAGCTTGCGGCGGTAGCGATAATAATCCAAGCTCAACACCAACTCCCACAGCCACACCTACTCCCACACCAACACCAATGGCTAAGATTCGTGTATTTCACGGTTCTCCCGATGCTCCGGCGGTTAATGTGTCATTAAATGGTAACGTTGCACTGACGAATGTTGACTATGCCACAAGCTCCGGCTTGCTTGATGTTAATGCCGGAACCAATAGCGTCCAAGTAGATGGCCTATTACCAAATGAGCAGACGACGACAGTTATTGGTCCTGCCGACTTAGATTTCGAAGTGGATACACGTAATGAAATTCTGGCTGTAAATGCTTTAGAAAATATCGAACCAATTGTCGTATCACGGCCAGAAGCTTTCGATGACACAATGGTGAGGGTAACTGTTTTACATGGTGCACATTCAGCTCCAAGGGTTGATGTACATGTAACTGCACCAGACGCAGAGCTTTCAGTAAATACCGTACTTGGGAGTTTTTCCTTTAGAGGTACACTAGGGCCAGTCGAAATCGCCCCAGCTGATTATCGAATCAGAGTAACCTTAGAAGGAACAACAACAGTAGTCTATGATAGTGGTACTTTAAGTTTAGCAGCAGGTACTGATGTTTTCGCCAGCGCGGTAGTAAATCCAGTAAGTACTGGTAATGATAGATCCCCTATTGCACTGTTGGTGGCAGCAAATGACGGAGCGGCTAACATTGTTTACAGCAGTACTGACGGCTCTGATTTACGAGTTGTCCATAATTCAGCAGATGCTCCTGCAGTAGATGTAGTAGCTAATGATAACTTCGCTATGCCTTTAGTAAGTAATCTAGCGTTTCCTAATTTTACAGATTATCTAAATGTTCCTGCAGATTCTTATAATATTAAGGTAGCTGCAACCAGTACTATGATGAGCGTTATAGATGAAGATATAACACTAGATAATGGAACAGCCTATTCGGTAATTGCATTAAATAACCTTGCTAATATCGAACCCTTAGTACTCGTGGATAATACAAGAACCGTAGCAACAGAAGCTCGCGTTCGAGTCATTCATGGATCATCCGCTGCCGGGGCTGTGGACGTATATGTAACAGAACCCATGGCGGACATTAGCAATATGATGCCCAATCTTTCTAATATCGAATTGAGAGCAGATAGTGGATTCTTAGGCTTAGCAGCTGGATCGTACGATGTTTCAGTGACAATAGCAGGAACAAAAGATATTGCCATTGGGCCAGCACAAATTACAGTTGAAGCAGGAAAAATATATACTATTATAGCTCGCGATGGTATGAATCTTAGTGGTTTTGGATTAACACTGTTGGATGATTTTAACAACTAA